The Phlebotomus papatasi isolate M1 chromosome 3, Ppap_2.1, whole genome shotgun sequence genomic sequence attttttttttttttaaaaatgtttttttaagtaatcaCTGACACTcgaattagggtaaattaaggtaattcaaaacctgctccaaatggaaatttttcgctactacaaatggaaacatcattgttttcatgctaaatacagtactaaattattatatttgtatattttctacaccatagtttcattatttagttaattttgctccaaatgaagcgaaaatccattcattttcacaaattttaatttgttaatttctcagaaaaaataaaagtgtaccttttcaccattgaatttttaatagatcgaccatgttttacaatgaaaaacacaataaggtaactgttgtttattcgttttgtttaacatttatgtcgtatttctggctaattttagttaaattaagtgctaatcttcattgttaacggtacgtgaagttttcaaatgaaataattacccatTTCGTGAACagaaagggatttttttttgaagtgtctgcaaatgcttcaataggaaaccccggaaatatgacttttttggagagattttcttattgttttagatgggaaagtaGAAAAACCCAGgtataagaacaaatcctgcactcaggagcacctcaacaaggttttggaagcctttcgtcgcggtttcacttacactctttgtctccaattagaaactttcccttgtctccatttggattaattttgtttccaatagaagcattttacgctcgcgtatttttcttgtatttaagaagttttcaaattatatctaaagaattttcactaaacagtaacattctagaagagtcaaggagcaaatttatgtaattctcttcagaaaaaatatgaacttaatgtgttgaatcttccgTCAAAGGTAAAGCGTctagaaatggttttgaattaggacatttaccctaccataaaaaaaaattgcaaaatagcaaaaaaaacagCATGGAATACTACAGTCTATCCATTTTTGTAATTACATgccccttgtttttttttaaattatttccaacTTTTCAACTTCTCATAAAATCCCGTTGTAAATGACTTTTAGCACTTCCtacataaaattataataatgcCTTATTCGCTTTACTATACCATCTTTTTTTGGTAATCATAACACTTAAAAACGGTTTTTGGCAGTGAAAtgttatttgcaaaaaaaagctgTCCGGAAGGCCTACATTTTCAATATCAAGAAGAGTCAGTCTTACCTTGTAGCGATGTGTATAGGTGAGATCCAGCTCAGTTTCTTCCAGATCAAATGTTATTCCTGGGGATTTGGTCATCATTTTGACATAGAGGGCTTCTCCGGGTTGAACGCGAATCACTAGTTCATTGCGTTTTGGTTTCCCGTCGAAAATATCTCCAGGCACATCGTGGTACTGAATTCTGACTTCGGCTTTGCGCTCATTGAGTGCCTTGCCGCAGCGCAGAATGAAAGGGACACCGTCCCAGCGTTCGTTGTTGATTCTGAGCACGGCAAGGGCATATGTGGGGGTTTTTGAGCCAGCTGGCACTGTTGGATCATCGAGGTAGCCCTTGCTGGCATCATCTTCGGGCGCAGCCTCGGGATTGCCAACATACTGGCCCAGGACAACGTCATCAATGGTCAAGGGTGGAATGGATTTGAGGACTTTGACTTTTTCATCGCGAATGTCATCTGGATGGCAGGAAACGGGCTTCTCCATGGCCACGAGAGAAAGAATCTGCAGCAGATGGTTCTGCATCACGTCCCGGATGATGCCAAATTCATCGAAATATCCTCCACGTCCCTGGGTTCCAAAGGGTTCCTTGAAGGTTATCAGGACTGAAGCTACATTGCCATTGTTCCAGGTTGGGCTGAAAATGCGATTCCCGAAGCGGATTGTCATGAGATTCTGCACCATTTCCTTGCCCAGGTAATGATCAATACGATAGATTTGATCTTCTCTGAACAGTTGAGCTAGGTGGTTGCTCAGTTGTTCAGAAGTGGCAGCATCACGCCCAAAGGGCTTCTCAATGATAACTCTGTCCCAGCCGTCTCCATGACGATCAAAGCAGGCCTTTTTCACGTGCACTGTGACAGTGTTGAAGACACTGGGAGGCAGAGCGAGGTAGTAAAGACGATTGGAGGATTTTCCCTCCTCAATGCGCAGCATGGCTTGATTGAGACGCTGAAAATCTTCAGCACAGTCATAGCCTCCAGCTACATAGTCATTTAAACTCCAGAACTTCTCTAGGAGGGCTTCTTCATCTGCCCGGCATTTCATGTACGGAGCACATTTGGCCTTGAGCTCTGCCACGGTCAATTTGCTGCGAGAGTAGCCGAAGAAATGCGTTCGCTCCGGCAGGAGGCCATCACGATACAGCCACCACAGTGTGGGGTAGATTTTCTTGCGTGCAAGATCCCCTGAACTCCCAAACACCACAAAAATATGCCTGCGTCCGCCGTCAAAGAGGGTGCCCTCGTTGTGCTCCATCCGATTGGTTTGCAGTGACTTTCGTATGATCTGCAAAGCCTGTTCTTCACCTGCACTTCGTCTCCTGGTGTCACCTGAAAGGCCCAATCCAAGGTAAATTGCAAGCAGTGATAAGCCTCTTTAACTTGTGATACATGAGATTTTTATTGCAAACCAAATCGAAATGGAAGAAATTTTATGACATAATAAagttaaagattttttgttctGGAGTCTTTAAGAGGACCCTTGCAATAAAACAACATCATTTCTTGGAggttttattgctcaaactcaaagagagagacaGACAAAGAGAGCAATAAATTTCGCTTTTTTCAACCTGTATCAGGCTAGAGGTcaagcggtaagagatattatCTCCTGGATTTCAATGacccctcaaaaaaaaaaacattatcttatATTAAGCCATTATTGTTCACACCACCTTTTGTCCCtccaaaaccacgtttcttttttaattttcggatatgtctTAGAAATATTCAAGTCGGATGTTCCCTCCTTAGATGCCTATAACCGAAAATTttagacataaatttttctatctGGAAGGGctatttctcaactgatttgatcaaatttggatttttatgaaaggccttgaaattcccaacatggttgaatcggtaaagtttttataaattgttttatgGATTTcgaatattaggggagactggggcaaaaagtcacaaatcgaaaaagtcaaaattcaatatcttccaaggtaaaaaagatagcggatcaaatttttcctatagatagcctccatagaccttcttcaatgtcgtaagtttcttagaattcgaacaaggaatttagaaaataaaaaatatcgaaatttttagtcctagtTTTGAAGTATTTTCCTTTCAgaagataaaaattattacctacttattttccaaaattgatgcactggtgaatatttgctaaataatttagattttttgaatacgaatccgctatctattttagaatttcacaaaagttcttttctccagaaatccttttattaaaaatggccacttggggtaaaaaataacaaaagatatagagcaaaaagtaacaaaaaagcgaagcaatttctgatgtctcacggcgaaaagaaacgtcattatcatgtctcgccgcttcttgtttgcattggtcaaacgatttgcagtcttttttgtgttttttctcgttttctcattttctcgcagagaaaacggtgttttacaaaggtgtagatgaataaattttctatgaaaatgtcctctaggtattttttcaaatttacggaagcccgctAATTTACGGATGCAgctaatcaaaatatgataatacccaatgtctgataatgtttgccccagcatttttgagaacagtcacaaaattaccttttagaaattggctcgataaacgtatttctttacaaaatagaggaaaattactttcacaaagttgtagagcggtaaatttcctataaaactgcgctaattagaaatttttgaaccactcgagtagcttgtaaaaaaataaaatatccgttttgtgactttttgccccagtctcccctacttattcTTTTGTTCAAGAACTTGTTATCGGACTAGAGGCCTaatggtaaaagatatcgacttctggttttCTGTGCCCCCacataattcaattttgattagaaaCGTTTTTATTTTGACCCCCTCATcacctttttttcctcaaaaacaatgttttttggtttattttgaaaacgattctcaaaatttcaccGTAAAgcctacacaaaaaaaaatatttcgtaaaaatgttcgtaaatgtttgtaaatttctaTGGGGGtattacgaaatgctcgtgaatcgtataacccgcaaacatgttcgtaaaagtttgtactttttcacaaacattgttcgtaacatgatcatttgacgagcattttttgtacttttacaaactcttgttcgtaaatgttcgtaaacacacaaaaaatgttggtaagattttgtcatttgttcgtaaatttttgtttgtctggcaaacttttacgaacaaatgacaaaattttacaaacagtttttgtgtgtttacgaacatttacgaacaagtgtttgtaaaagtacaaaaaatgctcgtcaaatgatcatgttacgaacaatgtttgtgaaaaaagtacaaattttacgaacttgtttatgggttatacgattcacgagaattttgtaactcccccataagaattcacaaacatttacgaacaattttacaaaatattttttctatgtagATGTCTTCCTGAGCCTGATCCATGTCACAGGgataaaatatcacaaaatttaaagaaaaagaaagagcATGATTTCTTGCTAAAAACCTAtgtcgatatcttttactgtTCTTTGTTTAGAAGGGGTTGTACGACGAATAGTCTACCGTCCGATTggaacatttaaatttaaattgtcgtcattttcgtgatctatggaATCAAGTACGAGCTCCTCCCCTATTCCGTGGTTTGCAATGACTTTCATTTCTCGTACCGAATGCAATAGCTGAGCTTGAGGCATAAGAATCTCACATAATTGCTTTAACAGTCCACACCAATCTTcggtttttctttaaaaaatattcacttgAGTAGCAGATCTATGTAATAGCCCAAAGGTAATTAATATTGAGGCACTGTATAGATAACTTATCACCACAATTAGATTAAGTTTAAATAGAACATTTTGGTCAAAACTCGAGAATTTGTTTATTCCCTTTCAGTGTAAGCACGTTTTTACCTGATCAAACTTAACCCTTTTCGCTGATTCTCTTCCCGGGGTAAATCACACACAACGGAAATACTGGCACTTGTAGATCAAACGGAGCGTCTGGAATTTTTCCAGTTTTAACCATTCGCCCACAATTCCCAAGTCAATTGACGCAAATTATACGCGACCCGCACGATGGTGGCGAAAAATAGAATTGCAAAACTCATCACAAGTACTTGACTTTCCACCGTGACCGAACCCCTTCTCCGCCCAGATTCCCCAGTCTACAAGCCCACTCTGCGATCAATGGCTTCGGCTGCCAGCCGGCCACACTCAATCTGTCCCACTCGCACCTACCTGAAGCCCAACCAGGGGATTATCAACGCGACACCGCGCAGAAATTATCGCGCTCTTGATCTTGTGACTCACATGCTGTCGCATCGGCAGATTCGCAATACGATCGCGCCCCACCAGACCAAAGCTGATGGTCGGGAAAGCGTGATCAGCAGACTGTCTCACTCTCCGAAGACCGGGCTGTACAATGCGTTGAGATCGAAAGTGCACGAGATGAGATACACAGGGGCAGACTTGGGGATTCTGGAtcgaaaaaattcttttatcaGACCTTCGCAACaccaattttcattcaaattagggtaaattaagctaattcaaaacctgctccaaatggaaattttctgctactccaaatggaaacgtcactgttttcatgataaatacagtactaaattattatatttatatattttttacaccatagtttcattatttagttaattttgctccaaataaagcgaaaatccattcatattcacaaattttaatttgttaatttctcagaaaaattaaaagtgtgccttttcaccattgaatttttcaacgatcgaccatgttttccaatgaaaaacacaataaattgactgttgtttattcgttttgtttaacatttatgtcatatttctgtctaattttagttaaattaagtgctaatttttagtgttaacggtacgtgaagttttcaaatgaaataattacctattttgtgaacaaaaagggtttttctgaagtgtctgcaaatgcttgaataggaaaccccggaaatatgattttttttagagagattttcttattgttagatgggaaaggagaaaagaccaggaataagaacaaatcctgcacctaagggcaactcaacaaggttttttaagcctttcatcgcggtttcacttacactgtttgtctccaattagaaaatttcccttgtctccatttgaattaatttgtttcaaatagaagcattttgcacttgtgtgttttcttgtatttaagaagtttttaaattatatctaaagaattttcactaaacagtaacattctagaagagtcaaggaggaaatttatgtaattctcttcagaaaaaattgaacttaaagtgttgaatcttctgtcaaagttaaagcgtctgaaaatgattttgaattaggacatttacccaatttcattaaaatcaattttgtaatttttaaataatgtaaattttaataatattgatttGTCCTTTACCGTTTCAATTGATCTTTGGTAATGTTGTCAAAAGTTTTATTGATCTTATATTTTGcgaataaaataaaacagaGCAGATAACCCGCT encodes the following:
- the LOC129808129 gene encoding glucose-6-phosphate 1-dehydrogenase isoform X2; the protein is MEHNEGTLFDGGRRHIFVVFGSSGDLARKKIYPTLWWLYRDGLLPERTHFFGYSRSKLTVAELKAKCAPYMKCRADEEALLEKFWSLNDYVAGGYDCAEDFQRLNQAMLRIEEGKSSNRLYYLALPPSVFNTVTVHVKKACFDRHGDGWDRVIIEKPFGRDAATSEQLSNHLAQLFREDQIYRIDHYLGKEMVQNLMTIRFGNRIFSPTWNNGNVASVLITFKEPFGTQGRGGYFDEFGIIRDVMQNHLLQILSLVAMEKPVSCHPDDIRDEKVKVLKSIPPLTIDDVVLGQYVGNPEAAPEDDASKGYLDDPTVPAGSKTPTYALAVLRINNERWDGVPFILRCGKALNERKAEVRIQYHDVPGDIFDGKPKRNELVIRVQPGEALYVKMMTKSPGITFDLEETELDLTYTHRYKEVTLPDAYERLILDVFCGSQMHFVRSDELREAWRIFTPLLHKIEADQCDPIPYIYGSRGPKEADLKCKESNFKYYGSYKWHKL
- the LOC129808129 gene encoding glucose-6-phosphate 1-dehydrogenase isoform X1, giving the protein MTSNFVGDTRRRSAGEEQALQIIRKSLQTNRMEHNEGTLFDGGRRHIFVVFGSSGDLARKKIYPTLWWLYRDGLLPERTHFFGYSRSKLTVAELKAKCAPYMKCRADEEALLEKFWSLNDYVAGGYDCAEDFQRLNQAMLRIEEGKSSNRLYYLALPPSVFNTVTVHVKKACFDRHGDGWDRVIIEKPFGRDAATSEQLSNHLAQLFREDQIYRIDHYLGKEMVQNLMTIRFGNRIFSPTWNNGNVASVLITFKEPFGTQGRGGYFDEFGIIRDVMQNHLLQILSLVAMEKPVSCHPDDIRDEKVKVLKSIPPLTIDDVVLGQYVGNPEAAPEDDASKGYLDDPTVPAGSKTPTYALAVLRINNERWDGVPFILRCGKALNERKAEVRIQYHDVPGDIFDGKPKRNELVIRVQPGEALYVKMMTKSPGITFDLEETELDLTYTHRYKEVTLPDAYERLILDVFCGSQMHFVRSDELREAWRIFTPLLHKIEADQCDPIPYIYGSRGPKEADLKCKESNFKYYGSYKWHKL